CCTCTGGCTCCCCAGGACCCGCTCTGTGCCTGCTCCTTGGGAAGGACCTCACCCTCCGCTCAGGGGCTGAACCACCCCAGACCGCCCTTTATCCAGCCCCCCCTTGGCACAGCGATGCCTTCCCGCTCCCATGGCCTCCCATGAGAAGCCCCCCGTCCCCAGGGTTCGTATGAGCGACGGGGCCGGCGCTGCTGGGTTATCCGCACGTAATTCCCCTTCTGGGATCGGCAGGTCCGTTTTCAGCGCCTGTGTGAGCACAGAGCCTGAGGGACGGGAGGGATTGTACGGGCTGGGGGGGCATCTGACTGCACGGAGAAAGTCCCGGGTGTGAATTTGCATGGCAAAACGCCGTGTCCGTCATCACCGAGCGCTGGTGATGGCGACCGGCCCGAGGCATTGCAGGCACTTGGCTGGAAGGCGACGGCATTTTGCCCAGCTTCATCCTAGATTTATTTCCTTGACTGTGTTAATCTGTGGAGATAAAACTCTCACGTGAGAGAGCGTAGCGAGGGCAGACAGGAGCCTTTCACAGGCAAAGTGTCAGCTCTTCCATCATCAGTGCCACAGTGACCCCTGACTTCAGGTGACCGGTATTTATGTCAGCTGCAGCTGTTACTTCGTGCAGCGCACTACGTAGACTAAAGAATAGTCCTGGATCCGCTCGCCAGTGTGGGCTCGGGATTTCTGTAGGGTTAACACTTCTCTAATGTTAAATCCATCGGGTATTTTCATCATCATGATGAAACAGGTCAAGAACTTTTGAGCCCCGCGCAAGTTTGATGAGCTTAACTCTTGACAAATGTGCACGTAGAAAATCTTACtaaggaacaatttttttatcatttactCAGCAGTTCTTCTCTCATTAGCagaccttttcctttttgcgATAATAAACCCCTGAGCAACTCAATCTCCATTAACAGATGGTTGTTAGCAAGTTTTCACTATTACTCTTGCTAGGTACCTTCAACTTGTTATAATTCATGGCAATATCATTCACGGTGTAATTTCTATACAAATGACTCACCGTACATTAGTACACAGATTAGTACTGAGTTTAATGCCACTGTGTTGtaaaacattataaatattatGCAATTAAAGAATTGGTTGAGCTTCACTAGCTGGGAGAGAAACGGTAACCTTAACCTCGATGTTTCTTGGtctcagtatttttcagtagcACCCCGAATGTCCCGTGATGGGAATTTCCTAGTTTACTAGGAGtttttgggaggggaaaaaaaagaaaacacgcGTGATCatcaccaccaaaaaacccctaaaaacaCTAAAAAGAGCATAATATCTTCTCGGGATTTGAAAGCCCCTGTGGTCTCCAGTAAATAGCCGCTGTGGGGAAagccatcctgctggccacagggcaggctgtgcttctgcaaatattttgggaaGTGTTGGGGAGGAAAATACTCTCTCCCCACTGCAAGATATGCTGGTTGCCCGCATCCCTCGCCCCATCTCTGGCAACACTGTGCCATGGTCAGGGCTGCTGCGCTCGTGGTGGTTCCCCGGCCATGCCACAGCCTTGCCAACCACCCGCACGTGGGGCTGTGGCGTAAATCAGAGCCCTTCACTGCCCGGCACCCTGCAGGCACAGATTCTGCCCCGAGAGCTCCAGCTGAGTCAAGGGGCTTTGCCCTATGTTCACCATACAATATATCATcctaataatgaaaatatttttctgttgaggGCAAATTGTCTCGTTCCACGCAGGTTAGCCTCTGCCTCAAGGAGCCTGGTGGTCTCTCTGTGTTTGTACGAAAGGCAAATCGGGGCTTCACCGCAGCCGGGGGAGCCACGCACAGCGTGGCTTGTGCCGCCCACGGGCACAATAAGCTCCACGGGAGATTTGTCCCGACTTTATCGGAAAAGGTGCCACGGTCCGATCACGCTGCCGTGGCCGTACGTGTGTGGCCAGGGGTGAACCCTCTGGACCGCACGTGAACCAGAACTGAGGCTGTTTTCATTGTTCAGTTGCATTTTGCATCCTTGTAGCAATTCTCAGAGTAAAACCCAAAGTCGGCGCAGATGTCAGGAGCGATTGCTGTGCAGGTACAGTCATTTATCTTCTCCAGCACCGCCGCTACTGAGAATAACCCCTGCTGAGCAAAATGCCTCTCACACACcgaaaaacaaaaacaacaaaaaaaaaaaaaccccaacccgAAAGAACACACATTTTTACTAACcctaagagaaaaaagagaaagaaagaacccccccgccccccccccccccccccccccccagaccttCACGATGCTTTTATAATGTGAGACAATCCGGAGAGGCGCTCAGACGGCCGGGGAGCCCTAGAGCCGGGCACGGCAGGGAggctccgcgcccgccgcccgcccccccggCATCGGgcgggaagaggaggaggaggaggaggaggaggaggaggaggaggaggaggaggaggaggcggcggcacCGCCGCTCCCAGGTTGGAGCCCCTGATTTTTCTTTCGTGCGTGTGCGTGTGAGCATCTCAGCCCCTCGGGGGTCCCCGCCGTCGGAGGCGGGAGGCAGCGCGGGGCCCGGGACTCCCCGTCCCGTCCGGTCCCGTCCCGCGGAGCGGAGCCCGGCGGCGGCCCCGAGGGCGGCAGCGTGCGGTGAGCGGCGGGGTTgggggggcggcggccgccccggcTGGACCCGCGGCCGGGACGGGACGGGTCGTGCACCCCGGGAGCTGCTGCGGCCCCGGGGACGGAGGGGACCCCGCTGTTCCCGACCCGGCGGGGGGCAGCGGAGCCGTGGCCCGAAGCGGGGCGAGCGGCGGGAGGGAGTGCGGGGCCGCGGGGGTTTGGTGCCGAGGTGTTCCCCGCTCCCGGCTTCGGACGGGCACGGGGTACGGGATTTTTGGGGaaggctgggatttttttcctctctttgaatttcttcagttttgtttctgctctggtCCCAGCCCGAGGGTGGAAAGGTGCTCCTTGTCACCTCTGCCCGCCGGCCCCTCCggccccccagctcccccagcccccacccccACTTTGTGCGCCTTTTCTCAATGAAActccccattcccccccccgcAGCGATGAATAAATGACATCGCTCCACCAGATGAGTTTGGCACCTTGTTTGTGTGAGAGGCGattccccctcccagccccccgtCCTTTCTGGTATTGATTGGACttgcaaaaaacaaaaataagaggAGCTGGTGACAAGAAGACAATGAGTCACAGCCTTTGTTGAGACTCTGGAACCGAAATCGCAAGAGATGTGTTTTTCCAAATGACTCGAGCTATCTGCTGCcagggggtggcagggagcaggggacaGGCCTTTCACTTCGTGATCGGGGCCAGCACCCAGGGTGCTGCTCCTGTTATCGATAAGCTGCAAGTTTCATGTCTGTTCTTATTCCAAGGGAGAGGGCAAGAGCTCGTGAGGCACCGCGGAAATGGCTGTCGCGGAGGCTGTCTTCCCGCCCGCCAACCTCACCTCCAGCAACCAGAGCAGCTGCAACGTGCACAACCACCACTTCTCTGCCAAAGTCACCTTCTCCCTCTTCTACACCGCCCTGCTGGTGTTCGGTGCCTGTGGGAACATCCTGGCTCTCTGCATCACCTTCCAGCGCAGGAAGAAGAAACTCAACTCCACCGACCTCTATCTGGTAAACCTGGCCCTCTCCGATGCCCTGTTCACCCTGGCCCTGCCGGGCAGGATCGCCTACTACATCCTGGAGTTTGACTGGCCCTTTGGGGACTGGTTCTGCCGGGTCACAGCCTTCATTTTCTACATGAACACCTATGTGGGCATCTACTTCATGACCTGCGTAAGCGTGGATCGCTACATCGCCGTGGTGCGCACCAGGCACCCCGGCAGGATCCGGAAGATGAGCCGTGTTAGGGGCATCTGCATCCTCATCTGGTTCTTGGTGTTCCTGCAGACAGCACCGCTACTTCTGCGGCCCATGACGCGGAAGATGGGGGACAAGCTGACGTGCATGGAGTATTTCAACTTTGAGGAGGTTCCCAAGCTGCCCTACCTGCTCCTGGGGGCCTGCGTGCTCGGATTCTTCCTGCCTGTGGGCATCATCTTGGTGTGTTACATCAGGATCAACCTCAAGCTCTGCCAGACGGCCAAGGAAAACCCATTGACAGTGAAGAACGGACACCACCACCGGGCCTTCACTGTCATCCTGGTGGTGCTGCTAGCTGTCCTGCTTTGCTTCAGCCCCTACCACCTCAACATCATCCAGTTTATGGTCAGGAAGATCCTCTACCAGCCATCCTGCCGCGAGCAGCAAGCCTTCAAGATGTCCCTGCAAGTCACCGTGGCATTCATGAACCTGAACTGCTGCATCGACCCCATCATCTACTTCTTCGCCTTCCGGGGTTACAAGCGGAGGCTGCTCCGCATCTTCAGGAACAGTGGCTCGATGGCCACCTCCTCCACTGCCAAGACCCACTCCGAGAGCAACAGCAACAGCCAGCCGCCCGGCTCCGTCTCTGTCTAGCGGCGCAACCCCCTCCCTTTCGCTCTGGCCTGCAGCTTATGGACCATCCCCGACGGCAGGAGCTGGAGCCGGGCTGCAGAGCGGGACCAGCACTTCCGACAGGTTTCAtcgctcccctgcctgcagccaggggcTCTCACAAATCCAACCCGGCTGGgacacagccctgcctggctctgcacGCCTGGGTctgtgctcagtgctgctggaCCTGCCATCCTGGAGCGCAGAGGCCTGTTTTCATCCCAACCCCAGAGGAAGCAGCTTGTGCAACTGCTCTGGCTGGCAAACACAGCCGGGGGGTTTCCCAGCGCTGCACCATGCTGCCCTCCCATGCCTGTCCCACATCCCTTGTGGGGCCAGTGGCTGCCGGTAACCACCATGGCTGTTCCtgcctccctgtccctgtcccctaCGCTGCCCCCAGAGCACTGGGGCAGCATCCCCATGGGGCTCTGGGCGGTTGGCACAGAGCGCACAGACTCAGGGTACTTCAGGAACAGGCTGGGATGTTACTTCTCTGCGGAAAGTCGCCTACAGCTCCTTCCCCGCACCAACAaatggcagctctgctctcctctgcccagCGTCCCGCTCTTGCACCCAAGTGCTGCGTGGCGTGAGCAATACGCGCGAGGTGCACGGGACCTGCCGGAAAAGCCCTTCTTCAAGGGAGAGGGGCGAGGAAGTGAATTTGCAGAGCTCCTGGGAGTGCCACTGCCTGCATCCGCTGCTCGGGtggctgctccttccccagggcGCCGTTCCTCGCTGCTCACGCGCTGTGGTCGCGCCAGGACCCGCTGCCAGGAAGGGGATGCCGGGGCCGGCCTGGCTCGCAGCGCGGCTGTAAGGCTGCAACCCGCCCTGAGGGCGCTTGCCGGGGAAACCTTCACACCCCTCCGTAACTTGGAGGGAGTGGAGGAAAGGGGATGGGGACCGAGGGTGGTGGCCTTATGTGACCTTGATTGACCTCTGCTTGAACCCAATGCCCTGATGAGTCCGAGAGCCTTGCTAAGGGCAGGTTACGTGTGACTGTTGCCAGAGCGAGAGGAGGAGCCCTGAGACATCGGGTTCCCATCAACGTCTGAACCTGTGCGACGAGGAGAAAGGACCTCCTTGGCTCTTTTCTGAAGTCACTGGACTATGATATCAAACCACATGTGGGATTTCACAGTTCCTGGGACAGCTGGTCTTTGACGTTGGAAGAgacagagacacacacagagacatgaAGGGtagaaaaaagcagctttattttgctgaaaagtaaaactgaagaagTTTCATTAACAGACACTTTTGATTATTACAACTCATTCTTTAAggtaataacttttttttttacggCTAGAAGGTTAATAATAGTGTCATATGCAGCCCTTTATTGATAAATGTGCATGAACGAGCTTTTGAATGACGATGGTTTTACTTATGGGTAACTGTAGCATCCTGAAGACGGACTGAGAGGGATGTCTAAAATAATTCAGGTGGGAAAGGGACTCCAGTAGGTCCTTTCAGGAGATTGTCTGAGCCCTCAAAGCAGGTCTAACCGCAGTGCTGGCCTGAAGAGAGGCTGTGTCTTAAAAGCACGTTACGATGGACAAGAAAGAGGTGGTATGCAATAATATAAGGATATCAGTGCTCTGAACACCCTGAAGGATCCTGGCTAGGCTGGTAGTGCTGTACGGTTCTGGTGCACTGTTAATTTATCAAAGGAGCGttggctggaagggacctctctGCATCACCTCATCCACAGCCTGCCCAAAGCAGGACCATGGCTGGCACGATGTCAGGCTGGCCATGGCTTCGCCTATCCGACGCTTGGAAACTCCAGGCAAGGAGGTTTCCCCCACTGAGGTGACAGTTCCCATGCTGCAGCACCCTCCGAATGACAATATTTTCCCCActgtccagtctgaacctccccaTCCACAGCTGGCGGCTGTCGCCCCTAACATCACCTGCTCGTGCTATGAAGAGCTCTGGTTCCTGTGCGACTGTGGCGGGGGCTGCCAGGAGAACAGCGGTACGTAGCTATTGGTCTCAGTGAGCCTCCACATGGCACCGGAGCACAGGTCTCCTTCTCTGGTCCAATGCCCACAGATGTTTTTTCAGGCTGAAGCCTATGGCAGAGGCAAAGGCAAATTGGTGACGAAGCCTTCTCAGGCAAAGATGGAGCATAAACATAGCCTTGTTTGTTCTTTATTGAGCTCTATTTTTCTCCAAAGTATTTTACTAATAAAGGTATTCCCACCTTTCATCCTCTTGCCACCAGCGAGAGCCTTTGGCGAAGGAAACAGGTGACTGGTTGCCCGTAGCACTGCAAAACGGCAGCGGGGATCCAGCCGGGGGCCCTTTGCTTTGGGAAATACCCGCCTGGAGATGGCGGCAATTAGCTGGAACCGAGGGGACACCCAAGGGACGGAGAGGGAAGGGACTGGGGCAGAAGGGGTCGGAAGGAGCCTGGGCTGAGGAGAACTGCCTAAGGAACCCCGTATCGCCCGAGGCAGCTCCCCGACCCGGGGGTgttccctggctgcttggaaaCGGAGCCTTCCACTGAAACCGAAGCGGGACCGTACAGAGCGTTTTGCCCAGAGGCACAGTAATGCCGCTGCCACGCTTCGCTCCTCCGCCGGACCCCAGCCCCTCGCACGGCTCTGACCAGCCCCCCCGGCACCgccccccttcctcctgctcgCCTCACCCCACGGGCGAACCCTCTGCGAACCACCGCCCTCACCCCCCGCCCCAACTTCGCTGCCGGGTCcggcccccacccccccccccgcggtgCAACACGCCTCCGAAGCTCCCCCCGGCCGCTGCCACGGGTGGGGGATACCcacggcggggctgggggggggggtgtgtgtgtggggggggggggtccggcTCTGCGCAGCCTCCGCAGCGCTGCTCCGCAGGGAGGAGACGGCAACGCCGGTTCCCGCCGAAAGAGGGAGTCGAAACCTTTAGCCTGGGTTAAAAATACGCCCACGaatctaaaacaaaaaaatataaaatgaaattaaaaaaaaaaaaaaatagctgcagCTGGTGTTCCCCCCCACACGTCTGCTGCTACGCAGGAAGGTGGTGCATCCGATAAGGAGGATGGTTGTGAAGCGTAAGGCGAGCACGCTGCCGTCCCTGATGGTTTTCCAGGTAGAGAGTTATTAGTGCACCATACACAGGTATTTCTTGCTTCACACTAGATGCAGCCTGTTGCCATACTGTCTTCTAAGAAgggaaaattgcatttttatccAAGGGGAGTGAGTGCACTTTTTGTGGTCACACACTACTACCATGCCTGCATATAGTCATACAGATTATATGTGTATGTGGTGCAAACTGACATTTCCCTAGCAAACTCATGCCTGTAGTTCAGAATCCCTTGTaagccaacccccccccaacacaGCATATTTCAGGTTTCTCCTGAACTTCTGCGAAAGGGTGATGAGCTCATGCAATGGAATGGAGAGCAGAAAGTAG
This sequence is a window from Balearica regulorum gibbericeps isolate bBalReg1 chromosome 1, bBalReg1.pri, whole genome shotgun sequence. Protein-coding genes within it:
- the LOC104638964 gene encoding G-protein coupled receptor 183; this encodes MAVAEAVFPPANLTSSNQSSCNVHNHHFSAKVTFSLFYTALLVFGACGNILALCITFQRRKKKLNSTDLYLVNLALSDALFTLALPGRIAYYILEFDWPFGDWFCRVTAFIFYMNTYVGIYFMTCVSVDRYIAVVRTRHPGRIRKMSRVRGICILIWFLVFLQTAPLLLRPMTRKMGDKLTCMEYFNFEEVPKLPYLLLGACVLGFFLPVGIILVCYIRINLKLCQTAKENPLTVKNGHHHRAFTVILVVLLAVLLCFSPYHLNIIQFMVRKILYQPSCREQQAFKMSLQVTVAFMNLNCCIDPIIYFFAFRGYKRRLLRIFRNSGSMATSSTAKTHSESNSNSQPPGSVSV